From the Solanum lycopersicum chromosome 10, SLM_r2.1 genome, one window contains:
- the LOC101245307 gene encoding fra a 1-associated protein gives MGWVWINDEPNHSGADDFSAVKDFGNPRSSSGSDGDGGERCATRKVVSTRCRTEETEPGKFIRKCEKTEQTFKDCIGRPSEIVESNKEYSEEDVTDQMTNDSHSIESSSVPFDFPGLRSDIENIERSFFSELDRFFEAAEEIKNGFFGAFSIPRVFDDDRSPPPERRGIPIESHPPKPNNTDGDVNISGLDNDI, from the exons ATGGGTTGGGTGTGGATCAACGACGAGCCTAATCATTCCGGCGCCGATGATTTTAGCGCCGTCAAGGATTTTGGAAACCCTAGATCATCCTCCGGCAGCGATGGTGACGGCGGTGAACGGTGCGCTACCAGGAAGGTTGTGAGCACTCGGTGCCGAACCGAAGAGACTGAGCCCGGAAAGTTCATCAGAAAGTGCGAAAAGACTGAGCAAACTTTCAAGGATTGCATTGGGag GCCTTCTGAGATAGTGGAGTCTAATAAAGAATACTCAGAGGAAGATGTCACGGACCAAATGACAAATGATTCACATTCTATAGAGTcgtcaagtgtgccttttgacTTCCCTGGGCTGCGTAGTGATATTGAGAATATTGAACGAAGCTTCTTCAGTGAACTTGATCGTTTCTTTGAAGCAGCCGAGGAGATAAAGAATGGCTTCTTTGGTGCATTCAGTATTCCTCGCGTCTTTGATGATGACCGATCACCCCCACCTGAGAGACGTGGTATACCCATCGAATCTCATCCTCCTAAACCAAACAACACCGATGGAGACGTCAATATTTCTGGCCTGGATAATGATATTTGA